The genomic interval TACACTAAATTTTGGCAACACTTTAGGttggggaccaattctcactattaactattgTTTATTATCATgaatattactagcatattggctgtttattagtacttataaagaatatgttaatgccttattctgcatgacagTAATGTACATCCCCTAAACCTACgtcatacctaaacttaacaactaccttaatAACTATCTGGTCCCCAAATTAAAGTGTGACCTGAATTtcttataataaaaaaacaagttataaaaacattgcattaaatcaaattaaattaagtattttGGCTTTTCTGGTATTGTATCTCTGAAATCCATTCAGTATTGTATTgacctttttattttcttgaagGGAGAAATATGAGGAGCTGATGTTGAAGTTTAATGACCTGCAGATGCAGAAGGACACCATTCAACAACAGGTTGATAGTGGTGCTTTAGAGAAGAAAGTCCTTCAGTCTCATCTCAAGGTTTCTAAATTAAATCAAGCCTCTGTATGttgtaaatatgacaaaaagaTCCTCAAGTGCTGTATGctgtggtttatttatttacagaaaagCAATGCAAATGCAGAAAGAGAGAAGACTGAAATAGAGAGActtgagagagagaaacagcagCTTCAGTAAGATTAGAAGAGACTTTTGTTTTGTAACATTGcaaatttggttttatttatagtttagtTTTGTCTTACATGTACAATTTCATATTACAGGGAGAAGGTGGATATGTTATCTGCAAAAATTGCTGGGCAGGATGAAGAGAGTAAGAATGTTCAGCAGCAGTTAAAAGAGAGTGTGCGTTCACTTTTTTTctgcactttttttcttactttagCTAAGTATCATCTCACATATCTAACCATAATTCATGTTAAATCATCCCAATAGGGCAAATCCACAAAGAGAGAACTTCTGATAAAAGACAAACAAATCAAAGCACTGGAgtcaaaggtaaaaaaaaaaatgtaacatgcaTTACACTATTGTTCTCTGTACTTCTTAAacacatgtttttaaatttaaaattttctcttttttagctaacaaacactaaaacaaaactagagACCAAAACAGTAGCTCATGAGGAATGCCTAAAAGaggtaaatcatttaatattgtttttttgaatGATCAAATAAGGTTTATGTTGAAAGTCAACCAGAAACTGGAGTTTTTTTTAGAGGATTTAGCATATACACTGCTTTTCTTGTAAAACTGAATTATGAGTAAATAGATGCTTGCTTGTAGTGGTCATGTTACAGTATTTGACATATTTCTTGTAGATTATTAAATTGAAGGAAGATTCAGAAAGTATAAAGAAGCATCACAAGGAGGAGCTTCAGAAACTAAGTTCTGACCTCGAAGATAAATCAACATCAGAGGCTCAACTCAACCTTGAGGTATTTTTCCCCCCAATGAAATACAATAACtgaaaaattgatttaaattaatgcaaataattGATCATGTTTTTGGTGGGGGTTTTTGTAGGTGCAAAAACTGAAGCAAACAGCCATGGAGGCACTGAAGAGTAAAGATGACACAGAAATCAAATGTCAGCAGAAGATCTCAAACATGGTTGCTTTGATGGAGAGGCATAAGGTTATTATCATTCTTAATAAGTGGCCTATTATACAATAGTATTGTACAATATTGTCAGTTGTTTTGAGccctttttattcattttaatgttgttcTTTTCTTGGTAGCATGAATATGACAAAATGGTAGAAGAAAAAGATGCAGAGCTGAATGAAAAACGAATGAGAGAGGCTGAAGTCAGTGCAAGCAAAGCATCACTGgtaattatttgtcattttatgccTTAACTTGACATTTTTCAATCCATTGTTTGAATTGAATATCATACTCAGCATAACTGGTCATTAGATGTCCGAGATAGTAACCAAAGAGTCCTAGGTccaaaagttgaatttataaattaattggAAACTTTGATGCTGAGTTACCATTGTGTCCTTGATACATTTAACCAAAGGTTGCTATCTTAGTTGATAATGATAATGGATAAACAAAGCTTTGCTAAATACCAAAATAACTGATACTTTTAGGAACTGGAGCTGTCCCACCTGCAAGTGGAAAATGATGAGCTTAGACAACAAGTTGAAAAGCTCAAAGGAGAGGAGATGGCCTTAAGGACACCAGTTTCGTCTCTTGAAAAAGACACACTTCAACAGGTGTTGTATCTTGTCAATTGACAGTATACATGGCAATTTTAAATGGACAGTGCaatatgaaaatattgttttaggTAACTGAAATCAAACCAAAGAAAGGAAGAAACAAGATCTCTAAAACACAAAAAGCTGACACCACAAAGAAGCATGTGTATGAACTTTTATATGAGGATGAATATGTACCTGCATCAAGAAATGCATCTTACATTCCTGCTGTGAGTTTTTTCCCATTATCGATGTCCATTTTGTGTGTTCTCATTCAtctattagaaaaaaaattgttgtttttgttgttgatgcAAGGGGACAGTGAACGAAGACCTTCATACTCCATTATGGagcaaaacaactaaaacaacaCCTCAGATAAAGGTATGAACTGTTTGCATTACTCATCATTCATCTTGCGCATTTATGTGAGCCAGTTTATTTTCCGCTTCAGTCGTTCAGAATTCGCACACCACCCACACCTGAGATTAAAGGGTCTTGGAAGAAAGACATTCTGAAGCTGGACCCAAAATCAGACAACTCAGACAGCAATGACATACTGGTAAATTTTATCTGTTCACATACCATTGGTGTTGTGCTATATACAAACAGTTTTTCAGTGATCTGCATTTTTCCTTAAGATTGTGGTTTGTGTTAACTCTTTCTTAATCCCCTGTATCTGTTGCGCAGAGTTTCTCTCCAAGACCTGTTAAATCAAAGAGACCAATGCAACCAAAAGAAGCAGACACAGGGAGTTTGGACTTGTTCAAGAaggtaaaacaaaatacatttgacCAGTTTTGTCCCATTTTATTccttcatgtttttgttttgactgTCATCATGTGCAAATGATGTACAGGTGCAGAGTTCTTTTCCATGCAAGTCTCCAGGAACAGTGCTAAAACTGGCTGCAATAAAAAGAATGCGAGATGCTGGATGGACCACCGTTAGCAATTCagataagaagaaaaaaaaagtaacagacAAGATCTTTGCTTAAAAGCATCAAAGcatcaaaaaatttaattatccttaaaaaaaaaaaaaacttggagtACAAAAACTCTTAAGACAATAGCTTTTGATTGCTTACGATTTCTACTGGTGTTTGAATAAGCAgaagtatttatattatttctcaGTACACACTTTCTCTATGTAGTATGTTAGATTAAAATACAGAATCTTTGTTTATCAAAAGATGCTGGTTCCTGGTAAAGTTATTGTTGGTTTTAGTTGTGTGTTTTACagatatttgtatttacatttctgtttatcTAATTTAGTTCAAAAGTTCagtttcaaaatttaaaaaaatgtaaccgtTTAAAACAGTCTTCTTCCATAGAAGCttcaagtaaaagtaaaaattttcagctcagaaagttttttttttcttttttcttttttttaataaaaagaggTTTGTTGCTGAGATCTTAAGGCTCTTGGTCATGTGCATGGAATGTCTCAAAGGTGGAGGTCTCATGGTCGAATTCTCTGTCTTGATCCTCTCTCAGAAACTCCAAGCGGAACTGAGTGGGTCTGGAAGCAAATCCAGATGTGTCTGTCTGGAAATCTTCGTTCTGCACTGTCATGGTGGGGTTATAAATCTGAGGACCGTCATAGAGTCCTCCTGAAATTACCAGTGTGTCATCTGGCACTGCAAATGGCTCACCTGTGAATGAAATTACAGACGATGGTACTGTTCAGTGACTATTTAATCTGTATGGTTACTGTAAACTATATACTAGATTAAATATGCTTGCCCATGCACGACTTGACAGCATTGGCATGATGTTGGAATTGACCTGCCAACTTTCCCAGACTGTAACCCATCTCTAAGGTTTTGTGAGTGGTTgatagaccaaaaaaaaaaaataacgataCATTTTCCTAACCTGTATCTTCATTGTGGAGACGGCGGTGAGTATATTGGATACTTCTCTCTTTGCTCCTCCTGAACTTGTACATGAAGTGCACCAGAATTACCAGAACTATTACACCAAGCAGAACACTGAATAAAACAGTCAGAGATTTCTCTGAATGATTCATGCCACCACCTGCTTTAAAATAGAGGTAGGAATAGTTAGGCAAGAGaaacatatttcattatttgGTTTACATTATTAATGCTACAACATGTTCCCGACCTACCTTGAGATTCATTCAAAGAAGTTGTGCTGTTTTGAGTGATAGCTGTTGAAGTAACAGCTGTTGGTTTGGTCACTGGTGTAGTGCTTGTTGTAGCACTTCCATTGCTGCTGTGAGTGGTGTTGGCTGTAGAGGCTGCAGCTGTTGATGTGATGTTGGATGGTGAGGATGTGGCTGGTTGGGTTGTCTGAgctgtttctgttttgtttggctGTCCTGCTGATCCTGTTACATTGCTTAGGATGGGTCCCAAAGTACTGTTGAATGCAACAGTGGTTGCCGGGGTTGTCAGGCTGTTTTGAGCTGTTGTGTTATTATTGTATCCTGAAAAGCTTGTTGAATTTGAGACATTATTTTCTGTGTAGTTTCCTGTTGCATTCAGAGGTGGAGCTATTGTAGTTATCAGGGTTAATGGTGACACACTGTTCTGTTGTGCATCAGTTATGTTAATCAAGACCAGCGAATACAATATTAGCTGGCCACATACCAAAAGCTGAAGAGTTAACACACCCATAACTGCTTGctccttaaaaaaacacacatacacaaatcaTGAGTCACTCCAGCTCGAGAGAGAAGACAAAGCACTTTCATACAGCTCATGACCTAATTCAGCATGTTTTATCTGTGTGTGGTGTTGCATGTGGTTTCCTGTTATGCACTTGCAAAGTCTCCAATTACCTTGTACTTTTATTTCTGGTAAATAGGCAGCATTATGACTTcctttgtatttaatttttcaaactgtgtttctctcttctttttcagaatgttttttttttgtactagatgttttaattgttaatatgtggattaaaaatgaaatgtgtacttaaaagaaaacatacagAAAGTTGGAACATGAGGCTTTACGTCTAAAATGGCGCTGACATGAAACAGAAGACAACAAAGAGCCACATGGTTTTGCATAGGCTAAACAAACAGTCATGGGCGACccattttataaatgtcacCCATCACAGATTTACCCTAATTAAGTGGCTTCCTATAATTGTTTCGCGAATAATTTTGTTACGTTTACATTTAGTATACATTACTGTTACAAAAGCTGTGAGCTGTGTGCTATAgatctttcagaaaaaaactattCCTGCTTCTATCTTTTTCTCTCATCTCGCTTTTATTCTACTCTCTTGTTTGTGTAATTGTTGTAGTTTgtataaaaacagaattaataTAGGACAACAAGAGCAGAACTTACCTGTAAGCTGAAACAAACGTTTGTAGTGAAAGCAGGAAGTGGCTGGCAGCAGTTAATACACTCCCCCACCTGCTACAGGCTCCATTCTTTTTCCACTCCCTGATAAAAACAGCTCGGTTCCACGTCAAACAAACAGGTAGAGGGGGCCGGCCTTGTATGGCTGACTTCCTTGACCGGCATCGAGGAGGCACGTGTTCAGTCATTGTTTAACCCATGTGTAACCCTAGTGTACTTGtttgatttcagttttactcAGTGAGTTTGACACAAAATCATttgtcaaattttatttcaaaacaattcagatttaatacaaaacaaactaaatattcCAGTGTAAATTATTCACAGcttgattattaaaatcacagaaTTTTGACAAAGTTTATGAGAACAGTACTTATACAGTGTAATGTAGCCTGTTGgcataaaaaacatgtttaatattaatttcttgcTTTTCTTATGGGAAGGTTTAAAAGGATTCAATGTGTCATCATGAATTtcaacatacaaaaatacagttataatTTACTATTTACAACATAACCAAAAATCAGTTAGTTTTTCACATCTAAAACTTAGTGATCTTCTCTTTGTAGTCTTTCTCTTTCAGTGCAATTTCATTGCTGCTGAAAACTGGACTGTCCAGTCCCTGGATATTTTTGGGGTCTTTCTTAATTAAgtcctaaaaagaaaaaaaatgagatgcAATTAAATGCAAAGCCATTTCACctcatgttattattattatatattttttaagttatattcaTGGGCTTTTGCCTGTgtttgataggacagtagagagcagacaggaaagcattgggtgaagagaggggggcgggattggcaaaggacctcaagacaggaatcaaactcgggtcgccgcaagcacagttgtgctatatgtctgcacactaaccacgaggctatCAGCGCAgacaaatattttatcattttagctgaagaatattatttcagaccagggtcagaaatgaactttCCGAAtaaggggcaatatttgcccCTGGAACTGATTTCCTGggccattttttacatttgtgagggcaACTTTTACaatcaccttattattatactatgttgtatttattatcaaatacttacattttcCCAGTtgctttaatcaatatttttaatatattgtcaataacaatagattgtttaaaattgtatctaaattaaaaacaggagctcatagggctgcaatattatgtAGATTATTActctttaaattgtaatagtgATTATTAACATCATTattgaaaacaatataaaaaaatttttgcTTTGGTTTGGGCAcatcacattctggcttcacagacaGACATTAGTctagcacaagttatgcaaaaacacccgttataatcactgaaactacaaaattcatcttttatttacatcgtatctgcattgtgttgtttatgatgaggtaATTCGTCAGTGTGCAAACTCAACAGCTCTGGCATTTTCAGCACTGACTGATCTAAGTGCCTGTGATTagccaatgcattcctaagttcaacagaaatgcatttgtttGGTTATAAAGCTCAACACTGCACCCAACAGCTcgtaaaagcaatctgatgccGTGTGAGCGAGTCTAAATGTAATTCTGCAAATTGGCACTTTTcaatcattttcacatttcgtTTTAATTGCGACAGCCATAGTatgttgtttaattgtgcaggggaATTTTCAAGCCGTCATTAATTTCCGACCATTTGAGATGTAGGaaacacattatataaaaatacatttctataagggttttttttttttgtagtacaGTGTCACACTGGTAATGAAAGGTCTTACATCTGAGTCTGAGTTTCTGCATCCATAGCAGATGAGATCTGATTTTCCAATAAAGAGCTCAGGTCGAGTTTTCTCCTGCTTACAGCCAcctaaagtaaaaataaaaatgaacgaGTTTAATGAGTTCAATCTCTGAGTTTAGGCTCAGTCTCTGACTGTTTGCATGACCTacaataagataaaaaaagagTGACTTTACCTGTGACTGCACTAACTAGTAGTGCTGTGACCATGGTCACTATTATGCCCACAGGGCAGAAGTAAAGGTAGGACAGAGAATACCAGTTGTCTGCCAAATCTGGTCTTGGCCTAAAGAGAAATTACAGTTAGATTTGATGTCAGTaggttgcattaaaaaaaatcatatttaacaatttaactcAATTTGCCagtgtattttaatgaaataaatgcaggcttagtgagcatgACAGACCCTGACCCCAATCATTTGAATTGTTGCgtaaatgtatacaaatatgGGATTGCTTACTTTGAAGTTGTGTTCTGTAGGATTGTGGTGAGTGGTGTCATAGTAGTGGTTTCATTCATTTCCGGTGCAATGCATCCTTCCACACTCAAGGGAAGCCGAAGGGTCTTACTAGGTAAAGGAGGATACAACTGAGCTCCAATTCCCACCCATAACGTTATAACCAGGCCGGAAATCAAACCAGCTAAACCTCCCTGTAGGAAAACACAGTTAATCTGTATGAATCTGTGATACGTCAGATTTAAACTTGaaaattttacatactttttggAAATATGACAGTGGTCTTGAAATTTGCACCAAGACTTATTGGTGTGAATGTAGTATAATGTAAAAAGCAGATATTTATTGGTTACTGTTTGTCATTTGCTGTGAAAAACAGTTACTTGGTGCAGTTTGTTTAAAAAGATGACTCTTGAAAAGTAGTAAtgagtacattaaaatatatattcttactGTGGAGTTCACACAGCGGAAGAAGATGCCGAGAAAATAGAGGCCCAAGAGAGGTCCGCTGATCATACCAAATATGGACAAAGCTGCCTGTGGAGGAAGAGTTTCATAGCTTGTCATTACAGTCTGTTATCAGCAGAGGGTGCTTTAGGTACAATGAAAAGCTCAGTGGATTGACTGAAACCTAATAGAACATTTGCAGGGACAT from Labeo rohita strain BAU-BD-2019 chromosome 6, IGBB_LRoh.1.0, whole genome shotgun sequence carries:
- the si:ch211-105j21.9 gene encoding sialomucin core protein 24-like isoform X1 translates to MGVLTLQLLVCGQLILYSLVLINITDAQQNSVSPLTLITTIAPPLNATGNYTENNVSNSTSFSGYNNNTTAQNSLTTPATTVAFNSTLGPILSNVTGSAGQPNKTETAQTTQPATSSPSNITSTAAASTANTTHSSNGSATTSTTPVTKPTAVTSTAITQNSTTSLNESQAGGGMNHSEKSLTVLFSVLLGVIVLVILVHFMYKFRRSKERSIQYTHRRLHNEDTGEPFAVPDDTLVISGGLYDGPQIYNPTMTVQNEDFQTDTSGFASRPTQFRLEFLREDQDREFDHETSTFETFHAHDQEP
- the si:ch211-105j21.9 gene encoding sialomucin core protein 24-like isoform X2; amino-acid sequence: MGVLTLQLLVCGQLILYSLVLINITDAQQNSVSPLTLITTIAPPLNATGNYTENNVSNSTSFSGYNNNTTAQNSLTTPATTVAFNSTLGPILSNVTGSAGQPNKTETAQTTQPATSSPSNITSTAAASTANTTHSSNGSATTSTTPVTKPTAVTSTAITQNSTTSLNESQGGGMNHSEKSLTVLFSVLLGVIVLVILVHFMYKFRRSKERSIQYTHRRLHNEDTGEPFAVPDDTLVISGGLYDGPQIYNPTMTVQNEDFQTDTSGFASRPTQFRLEFLREDQDREFDHETSTFETFHAHDQEP